One genomic region from Nitrospirota bacterium encodes:
- a CDS encoding hemolysin III family protein: MYQGERLNSITHLVGAALAIAGLVILVSSAAAKGDTWKIVSFSIYGTTLVALYTFSTLYHSFQGKVRLFFQKLDHAAIYLLIAGTYTPFTLVSLRGPRGWTMFGIIWGLAIVGLMQDVLFRTRKQYLSVSLYILMGWLAVAVIRPLARVLPVSGLIWLIAGGVLYTIGVLFYALGHRMKYGHVIFHFFVLGGSISHFITIYRSIA; this comes from the coding sequence TTGTATCAAGGCGAGCGGTTGAACAGCATCACGCACCTGGTCGGCGCGGCACTGGCGATTGCGGGCTTGGTCATTCTCGTGAGTTCCGCTGCGGCAAAAGGGGATACCTGGAAGATCGTGAGCTTCAGTATCTATGGCACAACGCTCGTAGCCCTGTACACGTTCTCAACGCTCTATCACAGCTTCCAGGGAAAGGTAAGGCTTTTTTTCCAGAAGCTGGACCATGCCGCCATCTACCTGTTGATAGCGGGCACCTATACGCCGTTCACTCTGGTTTCCCTGCGGGGCCCCCGCGGCTGGACGATGTTCGGCATCATCTGGGGGCTCGCGATCGTCGGGCTCATGCAGGACGTTCTTTTCAGAACACGCAAACAGTACCTCTCTGTGTCACTCTATATTCTCATGGGGTGGCTCGCGGTGGCCGTGATCCGGCCGCTTGCCCGGGTCCTTCCCGTGTCGGGCCTGATCTGGTTGATCGCGGGCGGAGTTCTGTATACCATCGGTGTTCTCTTTTATGCGCTTGGCCACCGGATGAAATATGGCCACGTCATTTTTCATTTCTTCGTTCTCGGCGGGAGCATCAGTCACTTCATTACGATCTATCGGTCGATCGCATGA
- a CDS encoding MerR family transcriptional regulator: MAKRKNSKKYKTKEICDRFDISRATLFRWESEGLLMGVGRDWRGWRIYDDSNLKSIERIIRGKNAV, translated from the coding sequence ATGGCCAAACGCAAAAATTCGAAAAAGTATAAAACAAAAGAGATCTGTGACCGTTTCGATATCTCGCGGGCGACGCTCTTCCGGTGGGAGAGCGAGGGGCTCCTGATGGGCGTCGGGCGGGACTGGCGTGGCTGGCGCATATACGATGACAGCAACCTGAAGTCGATCGAGAGGATCATCAGGGGCAAGAACGCCGTGTAA